A single genomic interval of Atribacteraceae bacterium harbors:
- a CDS encoding type II toxin-antitoxin system HicB family antitoxin, translated as MGGQRFLVIIEQDEDGKYVASVPSLPGCHTQADNLAVLEKRVQEAIKLYLDEKSHFIFVPEKFIGIHQVEVQL; from the coding sequence GTGGGCGGTCAACGCTTTTTAGTCATTATTGAACAAGACGAAGACGGCAAGTATGTAGCTTCCGTCCCGTCTCTCCCCGGTTGTCATACCCAAGCGGATAACCTGGCTGTGTTAGAAAAGCGGGTCCAAGAGGCAATAAAGCTTTATCTTGACGAAAAAAGCCACTTCATTTTCGTGCCAGAGAAATTTATAGGTATTCATCAGGTTGAGGTACAGCTGTGA
- the adhE gene encoding bifunctional acetaldehyde-CoA/alcohol dehydrogenase gives MGEKERDPRTTIDAMVDNATKALNAFLAFDQEQIDAITKAMTMAGIDQHMKLAKMAVEETGRGVYEDKIIKNLFATEYIYNSIREEKTVGVIRENEYEGYEEVAEPVGVIAGITPVTNPTSTTTFKAIVAIKTRNPIIFGFHPSAQKCSAHAARIMRDAALSAGAPEGCIQWVDEPSLEATQYLMKHPGVALILATGGSGMVQSAYSAGKPALGVGPGNVPCYIEKTADVERAATDLMLSKTFDNGMICASEQAVIVDEAIAEEFIDFMKDNACYFLEGEEIKKVEELAIDKTKCSMNPSVVGKSAYDIAKIAGIEVPLNSKILIAQLDGVGPDYPLSREKLSPILAMYIVKDHQEGIERAEQMVNFGGMGHSAVIHTEDDKVIDLFSKKIKVGRLIVNAPASHGAIGDLYNTYLPSLTLGCGSFGRNATTSNISAVHLVNLKKVAKRRVNMQWFKIPPKIYFQPGAVRYLEDMPDIHRAFIVTDPTMVQLGYVNKVLHYLRKRPENGLSYVHSEIFADVEPDPSVETVMSGVEIMNSFKPDVIIALGGGSPMDAAKAMWLFYEHPDTDFRALHLKFLDIRKKAFKFPVLGLKAKMVAIPTTSGTGSEVTSFTVITDKTTNTKYPLADYEFTPDVAIVDPEFVMSVPPRVTADTGMDVLTHAIEAYVSVLASDYTDALAIKAIQLVFEYLPLVYKDGSKKEAREKMHNASCIAGMAFANAFLGINHSMAHKLGGEFNIPHGRVNAILLPHVIEYNARKPAKFASFPKYGKYVADRKYAEIAHILGYKFSTVEEGVAALVKGVRDLLKLLDIPLTIAQCGVAWEDFEARVADLADKAFEDQCTTANPKMPLVSEMEAIYRKAYM, from the coding sequence ATGGGCGAAAAAGAAAGAGACCCGCGTACAACCATTGATGCGATGGTTGATAATGCCACCAAGGCATTAAATGCTTTTTTGGCCTTTGATCAGGAACAAATCGATGCCATCACCAAGGCTATGACCATGGCCGGTATAGATCAACACATGAAGCTCGCCAAAATGGCGGTAGAGGAAACGGGACGGGGGGTATACGAGGACAAGATCATAAAGAACCTTTTTGCCACCGAGTATATCTACAACAGTATCAGAGAAGAAAAAACGGTGGGAGTGATCCGGGAAAACGAGTATGAAGGCTACGAAGAGGTGGCCGAACCGGTGGGAGTCATTGCGGGAATCACCCCAGTGACCAACCCGACATCCACCACCACGTTCAAGGCCATAGTGGCTATAAAAACCAGGAACCCCATAATCTTCGGTTTTCATCCGTCAGCGCAGAAATGCAGCGCTCATGCCGCCAGAATCATGCGCGATGCTGCCTTATCCGCCGGTGCACCCGAAGGATGCATACAGTGGGTGGATGAGCCTTCGCTTGAGGCTACCCAGTATCTTATGAAACATCCTGGGGTTGCCCTGATACTGGCTACCGGTGGTTCCGGCATGGTGCAATCGGCATATAGTGCGGGCAAGCCGGCTTTGGGAGTGGGGCCTGGAAACGTGCCCTGCTATATAGAAAAAACCGCTGATGTGGAAAGAGCGGCTACTGACCTCATGTTGTCCAAAACGTTTGATAATGGAATGATCTGCGCTTCCGAGCAGGCGGTAATCGTCGATGAGGCTATTGCTGAAGAATTCATAGACTTCATGAAAGATAACGCCTGCTATTTCCTGGAAGGGGAAGAAATCAAGAAAGTGGAAGAGCTGGCCATAGACAAGACCAAATGCTCCATGAACCCTTCGGTGGTAGGCAAGTCGGCCTACGATATCGCCAAAATTGCCGGGATCGAGGTACCACTCAACAGCAAGATACTGATTGCGCAACTTGACGGAGTGGGTCCCGATTATCCTCTTTCCCGCGAGAAACTGAGTCCTATCCTGGCCATGTATATCGTGAAAGACCACCAGGAAGGCATCGAAAGAGCCGAACAGATGGTGAATTTCGGAGGGATGGGACATTCGGCGGTGATTCATACCGAAGATGACAAGGTAATTGATCTGTTTTCCAAAAAAATCAAAGTCGGACGCCTTATTGTCAATGCTCCGGCCAGTCATGGCGCCATAGGTGATCTGTACAATACCTATCTTCCGTCATTGACCTTGGGATGTGGTTCGTTCGGCAGAAATGCCACCACTTCCAATATATCAGCGGTGCACTTGGTAAATCTGAAGAAAGTGGCCAAGAGGAGAGTCAACATGCAATGGTTCAAGATACCGCCTAAGATATATTTTCAACCCGGAGCGGTGCGTTATCTTGAGGATATGCCTGACATACATCGCGCTTTCATAGTTACCGACCCGACCATGGTCCAGTTGGGATATGTGAACAAGGTGTTGCACTACCTCAGAAAGAGGCCGGAGAACGGACTGTCTTACGTGCATAGTGAAATATTTGCCGATGTGGAACCTGACCCGTCTGTAGAGACAGTGATGAGCGGGGTTGAAATTATGAACAGTTTCAAACCCGACGTCATAATAGCACTGGGTGGTGGATCACCCATGGACGCCGCTAAGGCCATGTGGCTGTTCTATGAGCATCCCGATACAGACTTCAGGGCGTTGCATCTTAAGTTCCTGGATATAAGGAAAAAAGCCTTCAAATTCCCGGTGTTGGGTCTAAAAGCCAAGATGGTGGCCATACCCACAACTTCAGGAACCGGGTCGGAGGTTACTTCCTTTACGGTCATAACCGACAAGACCACCAATACCAAGTACCCGCTGGCCGATTATGAATTCACTCCCGACGTGGCTATCGTGGACCCTGAGTTTGTGATGAGTGTTCCTCCGCGGGTGACCGCCGACACCGGCATGGACGTGTTGACTCACGCAATCGAAGCCTATGTGTCGGTTCTGGCGTCGGATTATACCGATGCGCTGGCCATAAAGGCCATACAGTTGGTGTTCGAATACCTTCCCCTGGTTTATAAAGATGGCAGCAAGAAAGAGGCCCGCGAAAAAATGCACAATGCTTCATGTATAGCCGGTATGGCATTTGCAAACGCTTTCCTGGGGATAAACCACAGTATGGCGCATAAATTAGGAGGGGAGTTTAATATACCTCATGGCCGGGTGAACGCGATATTATTACCCCATGTTATCGAGTACAATGCCCGGAAGCCGGCCAAGTTTGCTTCCTTTCCCAAGTACGGCAAGTACGTGGCCGACCGGAAATACGCCGAAATAGCGCATATATTGGGATATAAATTCTCTACTGTCGAGGAAGGCGTAGCCGCTCTGGTTAAAGGGGTCAGGGATTTACTCAAGTTGCTGGATATCCCATTGACCATAGCGCAGTGTGGGGTCGCTTGGGAGGATTTTGAAGCCAGGGTGGCCGATTTGGCGGATAAGGCCTTTGAGGATCAGTGCACCACCGCCAACCCCAAGATGCCGCTGGTAAGCGAGATGGAGGCTATATATCGGAAAGCGTATATGTAG